The Drosophila subobscura isolate 14011-0131.10 chromosome A, UCBerk_Dsub_1.0, whole genome shotgun sequence genome includes the window atttaattttagtaaaacaaaataaaaggcaaaagacCTTAAGAAGACGACGACCTCCCTTCTACGGGCAACATAATACATTATCCACAGAACATTTCCAACATAACCTAGCCTAGAATGGGATTACACATTAGAGATGGAACCCAGAGGTTTTAGAACACAGACCCAGCaagtattattattaatattataaggaaattatttttgtgtgctaaGAGACGACACCGTAGGTTCTCCCTCGTAGTGGTAATGCTCGAGACGACATGCTGAAACATGCTCGAGCCAATATGTAATCGTTGGTCGCTTGTACTCTGGTTCACTGTGCTGAGCTAtaacttttcattttaaagGAAGTCCCCGCCGAAAGCAGGGTGTATGCATTTTGAGGGTATTTGCATTACTTTGAGTTTTATGCACAAGAAAGTGTTGTTTGAAGCGTGGTCATCAAACAGTATCAACAGTAAGAAGAGCagttttgattattttctcCGTTCGAACAAATGCATACAACCTACATTCACAAAGGTGTATGATGCGAACCTGCATGCTCGCCTCGAACAACttctaattgcaatttaaattgtCACATAGGGACCAATTCCATTATCTCCAAAAGCAAATAATGCCAGCTAGGTCCACAAGCTGATATCAGAAACTCTATGACTCCCTTGCCAAAATGAGAATTCTTTTTGTGAGtggttattgtttttttttcataatttttgttgcttgtcttgctgcacttttattttatttacttatatATCTCCCGCCAGCACTCGAGCGCCTCTCaatcaattgattttcttGCTACAGTATTTTTCTTGTGTCTAGAAACtactaaaattaaatttaaatgtagtTATGAGTTTTGGGGCTTTCCGTTATCAATGGTatgtattataattttttataattattattatgcgctttttgtttttttttttttttttaatttggtttctttgaaaaaaattgtaagatttctttttggttttctttctttatgaACTAATTTGTCggcaaattttttgttttttgttttgtttttggtttcgatacaaaactatttttaaatttattttgcattcttttgtgttgttttttatgttctTCTTGGGGCTTGGTTTACGTTTCTTactttaaaattattattgcattttttgcgCTCTTcatgattttgttgttttttttggttgttgtttatgtttttttttgggttgtctTTATTCCGCCTATGGTCTACACTTTCAAAATCATTTACACGCGCcctctctatatatatgtaggtatatatgtatatcatcatcattgttATTTATCGCCTCGTTTTATATGTACAATTCTATGTTAAAACTATGaagggaaaacaacaaaaaaattgtatgtATAGTATATAGTTTTGTctttaaaattctttaaatatatactatatatttatatgtaattTTATAGTTGTCATAGAgtgattttattgatttaatttttggtttcCTTCGTCGTCACGCTCATGATCCtcgtttagttttctttttctttttttttttttagtttagtttggcaacattttaaattCGTTGCAATATCTCCAGTTGCTGCTAACATTTCATTACTTTATTTTGGTGTAGGGGGGGGCACTTCTTTCCACCCGGCATTAATTTACTTATAAAtagacaaataaaaaaaaaaatttgaattatattattttttttctttgctgcttgttgccgTTTTCCCATGGGCTAATCGTTAACCCTTGCGTTGAGTGTGATTGtgttcgtgtgtttgtgtggaggAAACAAATTAAGGAAGCATCTTAAAGTCTGCTCTATAGGGAGGGGGTCGGGGGAGTTCTTAGTGACTTAAAGATCTGTCGGTTGGGATGGGTGACTACTTCAAGCTAGCATGCTCTTTGGATCTGTTTTGCATTGTTGGTTAtattgcttctgctgctgctgcggtatTTACAATCGAATCAAAGTTCTCTATATTCTTAGGTATATATAATCGTAGTATATACAATGGCtaatgcatatatatatatctctTTGGTTGGGGGACTGgggatgtgtatgtgtgtgttattGTAGTTCTTCTTgtagccgctgctgctactgtttgctgttgctgttgccacgtCTCCAGATCATCCACGTCTTCCACATCTTTCTGCTTTCTCCCTTAGATCTATAAGCTTAGAGTCTTATTATCGGATCACTTGAAGCAATTTCTTGGCATATCatctttttcttcatctttGGTCTTTctcttgtctgtctgtgtgtgcctgtgtgcgtgtgtctccTCGTGGTTGGGCAGTAGCAGAGACACAGGATTGAGGATGGGTTCAATTGATTTATCATCTCAATTTCAtcttccttttggtttttcacttttttgtttgttctgtaAAATATATACCAAATTGGAGAAAAAAACCCATTCCAACAATTAGTTCTTAATATTGTTCAATCGAATATATGTCAGCAAATTAAAGTTCTAAACCACATCTCATATCTATAGTTAATATCCACATTTCATATTCTTCATAGCATTTTGTGTTGCAAAATATAATAACctgtgcacaaatattttaaataaataaaaaaaaacccatgGAAATGTAATTGGTGATTGTTTTAGTACCCAATGGATAGATcgatataatttaattaattcatcAAGCATcaatattttgaatttgtaGTTTCGCTCATTCGGATTTTGTATGTCTTTGGAAGGTCAGTTATTTAACACTggctaaaatatatttccaatgatttatattatattttaaaggGGCCCCCTTTGTCCCTCAAGATTTAAAGGCAAaggcatatgtacattgttgcttacattttgtatgctaAACAATGTAACTttaaaactcaatttaaaacaaaaaaaaacattcccGAACGTTGATTAGTTTCTGAACGTAAATACTTGTTATATCACGGTCCAAAAGGGAACATTTTTTGTGGATAAATAATAGGAAAAGTCTATATGGTATTTCCGTATTTAACGTGTTTCGAATTCACTTGGATGAAAAATAATGtcaaaaatgacaaaaatattGTTCCATTAGGAACGCTTTAAATACCCAGCACTAGATTTCTTTCCACTTATGCACAGTgtgcacccaaaaaacaacGTAATCGATTTTTTAatagatatagatacatattGGCATGGATAACGGATACTGTGGTAAATATCTGAATGCTAAGATAGAGATTTTACGGGTAAAATGTGTGTGACTAGTGGGTCAGGTCTTACCTTTTTACTctaatacaattttgaataaattattgcatttgATATGTTGGTCCATTGTTTCATTATTCGTTCCTAAAAAAATTCTTGTAtttcttggttttcttttttcttttcttttgcgtttgcgtttctttctttctttcttttttttttttggtgtgttttgttttaaatatttttgcaatttgtttgttaatttttgttgggtaGAGGGAAGTGGAGTGGGAGGTGGGATTGGGGAGGGAGGGTGATGGTTTACGGGGGAAGATTGGATAAATGTTGATAGTTGTGTATGCTGCTATTTATAAGTTTTaatttcttgttgctgttgctgttgctgttgctttggttgttgttgtttgattaATGAGAAGTGAAGAAAGaatcgtttgctgctgctgatcatcatcatcatcgtggcATCTCGtgcatcaacatcatcatcagatcATCATCACTATGGTTGGTTAGGTAACTGCTTAAAACTCATCATCGTATCACATCACATCGTTTCGGATCGCTTCTGTAAATCTTTATCTGATGAATCCCCTAAAGGTAATAGTCGCCCGTCATGGACAGAGATGTTGCTGCCgatgtcgctgtcgctgccgccgccgccgccgctgctgctgctgctgctgatgatgatgatgatgattgtgttgttgttgccgctgatgctgccgccgccgctgctgctgctgctgccgctgctgctgccgtgttaaccgccgccgctgccgtcaTAAACGACTATCAGTATCCGAATCCCGCCGAACCGTGGCCAGTCATTGATGGTGTTACACTACTAACTATACCTAATTGTGTGGCTGTATTATTTGATTGTCAGTGTTGTTGAGCGGCAAATTTCatacgtttttgtttttggcgttGATTGCAGAACCAGACACGCACCACGTTTTTCTTCAAGTCCAGCTTTTCGGCGATGGCCGCGATTTTCTCACCGGATGGCCTCGGCTGGACGGCAAAGTAGGCTTCCAGGGAACGCTTTTCAGGTGCCGCAATGGAAGTCCTTTTTCTTGAAAAAAGACTCGATATAGATTACTTTAGAAATGGGGCCCTAGAGTGGGAATGGTCTATGGGTGTTGGGTTCTTGGGTTCTTGGGGGTTCAATTTTGATCCCATTTGATCGTTTTCGATCGTGTCTGGGGCGTGTATCGGTCATCGATAATCGCCGATAATCAGTTATCGAGGTTAGCTTATGTTTATGTTCAAACGATTATCGACAATTTACCATTTGTGTGCAATTTGTTCGTTCGATAGATTATCGATAATCGCCGATTTTTTATTGCTCATCGCTTCTCGATTATCGACCATCGGTTAAGGGCTGGCCTAAGGCCACCTTCTACTCGGGAATCAGTCTCATCTTTGGGGTCTGTGGGCCAATTACATCGAGCTTTGAGGGGTAATCGTGGGATGAGGTCTTGCCGGGCGGGGAGTGGCTGGATCAGGGATTTGATGGGTGGTGGAATTGGCTCTGTCAGCGGGTGTCGGGCGTTACCGTGATAATTAAAACACTTTCTACCTTTTCTTTTCGCCCGCCGGCAGCACACTGGGCGCATCCGGATCGCGTCGCTTGTTTTTCGCCTGCGCCTCGGCCTCCTCCAGCCACGCCTGCAGTATGGGCTTGAGGGCGATCATGTTGTTGTGCGATAGCGTCAGGCTCTCGAACCGACAGATTGTGCTTTGCGACAGCGCACCGACGCCAGGTAACTTGAGATTGGCCAGGGCCTTGCCCACATCGGCTTGCGTGACACCTGCAAAACGGAAGCGAAAGTGTAAGTGGGATTTAGAGAACGAAGTTAGGAGCTTCCGTGTGGCTTAGGGGCACATACCTAGCTTTATGCGCCGCTGCTTGAAGCGCTCCGCAAACGCTTCCAGCTCTCGGGgatcggtgtcggtgtcgggatgcaggccagcggcagccaccgccgccgttATAACAGGATGATGTACCGCTGAGTGTCCATGGTGTCCTGCATTAACAGTTGAACGATATATGATATATGATAGGATATAACTAGGCTCATCGAAGACTTACCCCCCGTGTGGCCACTTAACGTGCCCGGATGGTGGTGGCTCATCATGTGATTCATACTGTGATAGGAACCGTGCAGGTGCTGGTGTGTGGGCGTTAATGGTGACTCCGATATGGGCGCTAATGTTGTCATTTGTCCCGTCGGATCCAGCATATCCAGTTGATCCATTGAATGGTGCATCTGTTGCAAAGAGCAAAACGAATTCTTAATGAGAATTGATGGAGGGGAAGAGATCGAAACATACAGGAATTATAAGAAATATGTTCAGACAATAAATGCAATGCGTTTTTTTCTATAATCTAATTTATACAATGTTCAAATATTTCTTATAGCTATAATACGATATTAGAAtggtatttattttggtttaacTTTCAACTGTGTAGAAAGCGGACAGTGTCCGCCCAAGAGAACGCTGAGAGCTCTAAATTCTCGTTAATAATTGAACAATAatctaaaaacaaattgaaaacagtggaaatcaatcaaaaaaacTTTACTCATTCGAATTtgtatcatcatcatcatcatcatcattgtaaTCATTATTGTCTTTGTTAACATGACAGAGTTCTGTCCGTGTCCCTCATCTAACTCGCCAAAGAAGATAATTTGTAAACTTTTCCATTCCAAATGGGGGTTGGGGGATAAAGCATGTATTTAAAGTTTCTTCTAATTAAAGTCCCAAGTCTCCGCTTTCCGGCTGCTCCACCAGGCAACCCTTTGGCAGCCAGGACACGGGCCTGCACTTGTCAAGCCGAGCGGGAACTGGAATGGGAATCTGGACTGGGacccttttgtgtgtgtgtgtgtgtgtgtgtgtttcgaaCTTTAATTGAACGAGAAATCAGgcccatttccattctcatTCCTCTGCCACAAGCTCTAACCTTAAGTGGGAATGAAGCGGAATGAAACGAACGGGAACGAAACGGATACGCTTTGGGGCGCACAACTCTTTTGTCTagccatcaaatatttatagaattgTTCAATTATTAATGCAAATATGAATAGCAACTAAAAAGCTGTAGCACACGACTGTGTGGCCCATCCCCAAACCCCAGCCCCAAGCCTCTTCTGCATGTAGTGTTCCACCTCTTTCTGTCCTACTCTCTAACTATATCTGTCTATGCCTTCCTCCTGTGTGccttcctctgtctctgtctttgtgtAGTTTCGCTCCTTGTTGCTCCTGCGATTGCGTTGCTTTGTTAAGCATTTAAACTGATTACAgctgaaaagtatgctacaacAAAACGACAAATAGCCCCTCAGTCCATGTCTGAGGAGGagcccacccacacccacacccacttccactcccactctcactcccaatctctcactcttccagtttcagttccagtttGCGGCAGTGCTgcccattttcatttgaatgggCTGCCAGAGGGAGCCGGAGCTAGGGAGCTCCCACTGCAGTGGCAGGgcagtgcagggcagggcaggaagGGGTcactcatatttatttatctttttgtGAATGTGGCGCAATCGGGCGGGTAAAACTagagctgctcctgctacgGCTACTGCACCCCACCCAAccctctctgctctggctctggctctgctctctccctctcctatGTACAGTAAACATACCACGCCCCCGCTTAGAAAAGGCTGCACGAGGAGGGGACcgggacctggacctggaccatGGGCTTGGaaacggacatggacacggatgGACGCTGGCGCTGTGCCAATTATGTAAAACTCTAAAATGATAAGCAGTCATCCGGGAAGGTGTGGGTGCGAACTGGGGGGAGGAGTGGAAGCGTCAGCTTAGGCCTATGCAGAACAATGAGACagttgctctctcgctctccccccCCCCAGCCATactatatgcatatatgtatatgtgtgtgtatgtatatccccAATGTATATGGAAAAACTATGTAGATGCtggctgtgccagtgccagtgccagtgccgtgCCCTCCCCTTGTGGCACAACGCTCTGGCTCCGACTCTACGGGCCGCTGTGGGATGTAGCAAACACAATGGCAAACTCTTCAATTATAAACCAATCCCAAAATTAGTCTGACGGTTATTGGTTTGCACCCTTGGtgcgctctctcactcgctctcctaGCTGCCTCTCACTTGCTCTGGCTGCAGGCTGTGGCTCGGTGCTCTGCCTGTTGTTCCTGTCTCTGTCGTCGACGCAGTGAATGCTCAACCACCCTGCGCAGGAGACAGAGAAACAAAGAAACCGAGAGGGAGcaacaaagagagcgagagatagagagagtgagagagagcgccagcGAGTGACAAGGAGGGAAAGAGAGGACATTTTGGCAGTGGAGACTTTGGCCATGGACCGGGAATCCGGCTGCCAGGACCCAGGACCCAAACACccggcatcagcatcaccagcagcagcagaagcaacaacaacagcagcagccgcagcagcagcagcagcagcggtaacAGTACAACGGGCAACGGGAGTTGTGCTGCATTGTGGTTGGCTGAGGCTTATGCAAAATTCATTTGGGCAGTGCCCcatcgatgtcgatgtcgatgccagcgtcagcgtcagcatcGAAGGCTGCTGTTTGCCCCTTTCCCACACCCCTTGGGCCACCAGGCAGAGAGCTAGAGGAAGAGCTAGAGgtagaggcagtggcagagccaggACTAGGACTCACGCTGGCCATTTCATTAGGCGCATAATTTGTAcaataattaatcaaattatttaaaggCCACAGGACACTAATCGGTGCAGAAGAAAAAACCCAATGAtggattttgttttcttaaaGCTTGTGGCATGAGCCTCAAACAAACTTAGAGCTAGATGGCGCCACACAGAAGAACAGTTGGAATGCcgaagccaaaggcaaaggctcctcctcgctctcgctcgAGCGGCAGTAGCTTCTGCCCCCTTTCCAAATGGTATAcgcatatgtatacatacatatgtatgtgagtgagtgagccagtgtgtgggtgggtgggtgtggcatGCCATTTATATTCTTCTTCCCTAGCCCTTTCCCTCGCTCCTTGCTcctcaaatcaaatgcaacaatgccacaaagaaaatgcagaattaaaggaaaacaaaacaaaaatgttagcCATAAAGGGGGGAGAGTAGAAATGAAACAATTGCATTGCCAAAATTTTGTCTGCATTGATTTTTCTTGcttcacagacacacacacgggggCACACAAGAGCTGCAGTGGCtctgtccatgtgtgtgtgtatgtaaagACGCCATTTTATGTGTGAAATACCccacaaatggcaaaagggtATGCACGTTTCTTTAGGCATGTTCGCAATTATTCGATAACGATTTTTGCCATAAGTTCCTTTCCTTTGAAAAGGTGATTTCAGCTTTAGACCCATTATAGGTCTTGCAAGGATcgattttgtgtgtgattaATGGCATGTCTTCGAGGATGATGTGTAAGGAGAAAACCTCATTCATGCCGCTGCCATTTCAGAACAAAATTGATAAGGAACACTCCCATGCCTAAAGATGAAAAGCCAGCCTACAGTTGGTCGCTGTTCCAGTTTGTCATCTTCGTTCAATgagcaatttgttgctgggtATTTTTCTTGgcgcatttgttgctgctgctgttcgactTGTGCTCGCCTGTgctttataatttattaacaaATCTGCgagcattatttatttatttgccagttTGTGGATAAACATGTGACTATGTCTTGCCGTCTACCCATcctttcattctctctctctctctctctcttaccgGCTTCCGGTGGGTCGCTCTGATTGTTTACGCGCAAATGACCTcattatatatataatgtaATTTGTTGCTGTCACTGTTATTTTCTTGTTCCTTTATTTGCCCACTTTTTTGCACAGTTTTCTTGCATCTCTTTCCTTGCGGGGGTTTTTCCCATTCtgtttttggcatattttgaCATAATAAACCGTTTTTGGCAcactttgttgttgcctcttttCGCTCGTTGTAAAtcagtttttttcttttcgttgtcTCTCTGTGCTCATCCCCTTtccacacgtgtgtgtgtgtgtgttctttgttattgttcattaatttttaagcAATGTTAATATATTATGGCGCTGAGTTTTGTCACCAAACACCAAACTGATACAGCCCTAAAACTCGACCTGCAGTCGGTGTAGGTGTCCCTCCTTCTGTAGCATACTCTCCCGCTGTCTAAGGACTTTTTCGGACATGTGgggggaaatggaatggaatgtcaAAACTTAGCATGTAAACTTATACAATTTCGAATATTTAGCAGGGAATTATGTTGGCTTTTATTTAGGGAATCGTCTCTGAGGGCAAAATATTGATTGATTACCAGAGAGCACCCGAAGATCTCATTTCATTGCGAAAACTATTCTAAAATACTTGCCGAAAAGCTAAAAGATTGTACTTCATGTCCTTAACCATTGCGAAGACTCActtcatttccttttttttcatttacaagcttaatttttgtattaaagTTTTGTAGGGTTTGGTGTATTGGTAGGGTTAGGCTTAGCGCCCAACTCGTCTACTTGTTGCGCTTGTTTTTGGGCTTGAGGATCTGGCACGAATGACAGACATCATGGCACAGAGCTCGTAGCCAAGCTGGACCATTTGGTGGCCACGGTAGACGAGATCAAGATCGTGATTCTGCAGAAACCTGGGCACAACCGCAGCGCCAAAGGTACAGCTCACACCGCGATCGTTCCAGCCCCAAACCGACGGACCACAGAAGGTCACAGAGTAGTTCCCGTGAGTCCCCCAGAGTAGCACCTGATATTGATAAACTTTGATTGCTTGATGCTCTTTCTTGGCCTTCTTTTAGTCTAACTCTGCACTTTTCTGCGCTCTGTCACACGCGACAGCTTCACTCTACACTTTGGAATGCAACGGACAGTACGAGATGGAACCAGCCAgaattcaattataattttgcCCACAAAATTTGGATGGAGATTATTATATCAAGTGCCGTTCGGCTCTACAAACATTTGacatttcagtttcagtttctgatTCCCATTGATCCCACCCGGACACATCCCTAGATCGGTGTGTTGCCAGGAATCAGAAAGGTATCTCCTTTCTTGCTAAACTTTCCTTAAAGTTGCGATGCCTCtaccttctccttctgcttcaaACTATTTGTTCTCATTAGAACTGATTGAGTGGCAAAGTTGAAGTGCTGCCGGGGGCTACACATCCCACAGCCCATTGTGGGTTCATCCATTTAGTTGTGCCTGTAATTAGCTGCAATTTGTTAGCGTCGCTTTGAAAAATTGCAACGCAAACAAGCTGAAGTGGCACAAGTGGAAAGTGGCgagtggtggagtggagtggacgTTGGCAGGGACAGTGAGTGTGACAAGATGGAGTATCAAATGCAGTGGCCTAATAATGAGGCAACAGTCTGCACCTTCGCAGAGCCATTCCATCTCCGCATCATGGATTGTTCTGTCAGGGTTTGGTGGCGCACCTGCACATAAGAGAGACTTGGCAACCCCTCGAACAGCTCCACGCCACTACGCAGCCCCGGCTCCGCTCTCCTTTCTGCAccgcaaacaaacagaagcaacagcaacgagcATCGTTTATTTTGGGGAAACAAAGGAGACCTCATTTTCTCGATTTGTTTAACCAGAGCGAgagccaaaccaaaccgagccgaaccgaaccaaactGAACCACaccgacaacagcaacaaagttttATAAATGGCTTGGGCCATTGTtgtgcggctgttgctgtttgttgaaATTAATTGGTGTTACACAAATGAGTAATTTtcaatgtacataaatatttgcacaaattgcaatttgctgtTGAATCGCTCGGCCAGGGGACACGGCTCCCCCCAACCCACACAACCCCAGGACCATTGGATGGTCCCAAGGatgcaggaggcaggcaggatcAGGCGTATATATATTTCAAGAGCTGTGCAAACACCAATTTTTATTGTCAAGCGTTAATAATTTGAACAATGAATAATATGAACGGTAAGCATCTGTTATTATtccaaacaaatcaaaacaagtGCATGCCCGGAACCGAGGGGCGCATCTCTATACTCCTGCGGATGGCAGGACCTCAGccttacacacacatagcccCGTGtggccgctgccgttgccgttgccgtaaCCGTTTGGGCGGGGCGCAGAAGTGCTCTTTGCTACTGCTAACCCTCCTCGGCCGCATCGGCCACACACAAATCTTCATAAATTGCAACGGCCGGGGCGACAGTTTTGGGAATTGAGACAAAGTGCGAGAAGGACTCGTAGCCGTGCGATGTGCGATGTTCGATGGagatggtggtggtgctgctgctgctggagagtTTCAAAAAGGGGTCGACAAATGGGAAAATGATACACtttacacacagacacacagagccacaatcgagcaacaacaaattgccacaTAAATGTGGGGTGGTTTGCCACGTAatagattttattttacttttatatCCGCCAGACGCGGTGCGAGCCATTGGACGGGTGGCACGGGTGTCGAGGGGTTTATGCCATCGTGGCCTTacttacttttactttttaccTTTTGCCATCCTCCTGATCGGCAAGAAATCAAAagggagagggcgagagacagagacagagcgcaGGGGGAGCGAGATTCAACAAGGGAATTCCCAGGACAATCTACACTGCTCGAAATGTGAGGGTAGCTATCGATATCGAACAGGTGCCCCCCCGCTGACCGTATAACAATCAAGTCGAGTAAACTTTATGTGTacgcatttttatggccattgaAGGTTTGAAATCCTTTAAACTTTACGATCCATCATGAGCGTTTTTATTTGATGGATCAACGATAACACCTCGATATTAATAAGCGAATTTGATTGGAgtgcatataaaaatatattcacatTTTGTTGGAAACTAGTTATCCTTTTTGATCGTTTACTCATTGAAAACCAAATGTGCATTAAGccaaataataattgaaaaatgtaatcaaattaTGGCTGAACGAATTGGAACACTTGCTATAAAGCGTTTTTCCAACTTGAACTTTAAACAACTTGAAATGTGAAACGCACGCTGGAGGGGACATGCATTGCGTGACTCCTCTCTGAGTGTATATGTGCTTAATAAACTTcttcaacacacacaaaaacacacactaatAAGTTTCAGGGTTAACGGCAACATATTGTTGCTGGCTCATCATgcgtggcactggcagtggcagtggcagtgaagcctgcgcccaaaaaaaaaataatgaagaaGAAGTGGCACGAAATTGGAAGGAAGGCAACGGAAGGAAGGAGGACACAAGCAGAAACGCCGGAGTTTACACGCCTCCGGCAAACCACCTGCCGCCAACCAACAACCCAAGTCCCATGCTCCTGTTTCAATTCTGGTGCTTTTTTTTCCccgtttctttttgttcttcttttctttttctcgtAATTTTTTACACATTGCGGTCCCGGCTTAACTGTGCTACCGGCTGTTTCGGCCTGCTCTACTGGGAGACATATCAATATAACCGggacgcagacacacacacacacacacacccacacacacacatatactaCACCCCCT containing:
- the LOC117903637 gene encoding inhibitory POU protein isoform X4, with the protein product MTMSMYSTTDKMKMSAPSCFPGRYSPSYRSSEQMRRCMPNPSSRLLEDASLLCNSWSARQNGDIFAGINDGILSRAEALAAVDIQKHQAQHVHSQMPSQIKHDVMYHHHTMSGPPQRPLQMHHSMDQLDMLDPTGQMTTLAPISESPLTPTHQHLHGSYHSMNHMMSHHHPGTLSGHTGGHHGHSAVHHPVITAAVAAAGLHPDTDTDPRELEAFAERFKQRRIKLGVTQADVGKALANLKLPGVGALSQSTICRFESLTLSHNNMIALKPILQAWLEEAEAQAKNKRRDPDAPSVLPAGEKKRTSIAAPEKRSLEAYFAVQPRPSGEKIAAIAEKLDLKKNVVRVWFCNQRQKQKRIVSSVTPSMTGHGSAGFGY
- the LOC117903637 gene encoding inhibitory POU protein isoform X7; protein product: MTMSMYSTTDKMKMSAPSCFPGRYSPSYRSSEQMRRCMPNPSGDIFAGINDGILSRAEALAAVDIQKHQAQHVHSQMPSQIKHDVMYHHHTMSGPPQRPLQMHHSMDQLDMLDPTGQMTTLAPISESPLTPTHQHLHGSYHSMNHMMSHHHPGTLSGHTGGHHGHSAVHHPVITAAVAAAGLHPDTDTDPRELEAFAERFKQRRIKLGVTQADVGKALANLKLPGVGALSQSTICRFESLTLSHNNMIALKPILQAWLEEAEAQAKNKRRDPDAPSVLPAGEKKRKRTSIAAPEKRSLEAYFAVQPRPSGEKIAAIAEKLDLKKNVVRVWFCNQRQKQKRIVSSVTPSMTGHGSAGFGY